The genomic region cttttttacaaatttgcaaaattttgtaactgaaaattttataattaattttaaaataagttGTAAACACtaattatttgtatttaattgcataaattatctcgtgatgtattattttatttaaaaaataacataattcaataactgtacaaaattaaaaacaaaaagataaaaacttgtgtgagactgtctcacggatcgtattttgtgagacagatcttttatttagatcatccatgaaaaaatattattttttatgctaagagtattattttttattatgaatatcggtagggttggcccgtctcacagataaaaattcgtgagaccgtctcacaaaagacatactcaacaaaaaaaattatgattcaaTATATAATTGTTGAAAATATATGCCAAAGATATAtcgattttatttcaaatgggTGAATTAATATTGTGAATAACGTaagttataataataaatactgAAACAAGATAAGTACACATAGAtggataaaagaaaaatatgatgAACATCTAAAAATTAATCTTCCGATGGTTAATTAAAGGGGCCCGAATCTGGAATTAAACCCGCCGGAGACTACTACCGGAGAAAATTTTTTAACCTTCTGCAGAAAAAATGGCATCCCAGATTTCATAAAAAGCTTGAATGATGATTCCGTGGTAATGTCGGGAATTCAGCGACAGGAAACACTGCAGCAGCTGCTCCAAATCTTGGTGTTCGAACATCTGCTTCTCCACAATCATGTCTATCATTGAGTTCTTGAAATCCTCGTACGGATTCTTGGACCTCTTCAAGATCGCGAAGCTTTCCTTGATTTTGCCGTCGACGATGCACGGTGTCAGTTTCATGAACATCGACAGCCTCGCCGGAATTTCATCCTCTGACGCCGGGTTTAAAACCGGACGTTTCGTAGCTTTGGAGAGTTTCCTTTTGTATTCAGGGGAATTTGCTGTCGAGTTTTGGGTCTTTCGGATGGGATTTAATGGGAAATGATGATTGAATTCTGAGGAAGAGTCGGTGGACAGAGTTAAGGAAGAGGAGAAGAGAGTTTCTGTCTCCTCGTGTCCGCCGCCGCCTCCTCGGCAGCATTCACAGCTAAACCACCCACTATCACCTGAAGAGGTGCTCTTGCGAACTCTTCTAGTGACGTTCCGCTTGTTCCTCTTCGCGCGTCTTTTCTTCTTCTCCGCCGCGGGTTGCCGCCGCGGAGGAGGATTCGCAAACGTAAAGTCGTCGTCTTCGGAGTCGCCGCGGGAGGCGGCTGAGTTGTACATTTTCCGGCGAGGTTTGGATTCTTGGCAGACGTTAGCGACCACGTTGCATTTCTCTTCCTTCTCCCACTTGAATTGCTCCGGAAAACTCGCCACCGTAATCTCTTTGTCCAAAGCTTTCTTATTTTCAGATAAACAACAGCCGGAGGGGCTGTGGCGGCGGTTTGGGCATTTGGCGTTGACCTGGGAGAGGCGGGAGAATGAAGGGACAGGATCTTGCGGGAGATTGAAAGGGTCTTTCGAACGGCAGGATTGCAAAGTGGCAGCGATTGCTCTGCAGATCCTGAGCTTGAATCGTTTCGCCAT from Primulina tabacum isolate GXHZ01 unplaced genomic scaffold, ASM2559414v2 Contig710, whole genome shotgun sequence harbors:
- the LOC142534841 gene encoding transcription repressor OFP7-like codes for the protein MSPSFSICTATMAKRFKLRICRAIAATLQSCRSKDPFNLPQDPVPSFSRLSQVNAKCPNRRHSPSGCCLSENKKALDKEITVASFPEQFKWEKEEKCNVVANVCQESKPRRKMYNSAASRGDSEDDDFTFANPPPRRQPAAEKKKRRAKRNKRNVTRRVRKSTSSGDSGWFSCECCRGGGGGHEETETLFSSSLTLSTDSSSEFNHHFPLNPIRKTQNSTANSPEYKRKLSKATKRPVLNPASEDEIPARLSMFMKLTPCIVDGKIKESFAILKRSKNPYEDFKNSMIDMIVEKQMFEHQDLEQLLQCFLSLNSRHYHGIIIQAFYEIWDAIFSAEG